In one Gopherus evgoodei ecotype Sinaloan lineage chromosome 1, rGopEvg1_v1.p, whole genome shotgun sequence genomic region, the following are encoded:
- the LOC115636719 gene encoding C-type lectin domain family 5 member A-like isoform X1, producing MNWQLVIPGLVILPIKLVGTSLFLIYFPQIFPMPGSQGTLNSTTERNITVLQTTPGLPKTQPDFSTITTTARDRTAKPLQWERHRGNYYLFSKAKDVWSSSRTECDDQSSDLVVISDRKELEFLHNKTRDADYFIGLTYSEMEKRWYWIDKTELTRSLFTLKPKTLDYENDCAVIRAGELSPASCHQRNQWICEKTMK from the exons ATGAACTGGCAACTGGTCATTCCTGGATTAGTCATCCTGCCCATTAAACTAGTAGGGACATCCTTGTTTCTCATCTATT TTCCACAGATCTTCCCCATGCCGGGCTCTCAAGGGACCCTCAATTCCACAACTGAAAGGAACATAACAG ttctaCAGACTACCCCAGGCCTGCCTAAGACACAACCTGATTTCAGCACAATCACAACTACAGCTCGCGACAGAACAG CTAAACCCCTACAGTGGGAGAGGCACCGAGGGAATTACTACTTATTTTCTAAAGCCAAAGATGTCTGGAGTTCCAGCCGAACAGAGTGTGATGACCAGAGCTCAGATCTAGTTGTCATCAGTGACAGAAAAGAGCTG GAGTTTCTTCATAATAAAACAAGGGATGCTGATTATTTCATTGGACTAACTTACTCAGAGATGGAGAAGAGATGGTACTGGATTGACAAGACAGAGCTTACGAGAAGCCT GTTTACTCTGAAACCAAAGACATTGGACTATGAAAACGACTGTGCAGTTATCAGAGCTGGAGAACTGAGTCCTGCATCTTGTCATCAACGAAACCAGTGGATCTGTGAGAAGACAATGAAATAA
- the LOC115636719 gene encoding C-type lectin domain family 5 member A-like isoform X2, which translates to MNWQLVIPGLVILPIKLVGTSLFLIYFPQIFPMPGSQGTLNSTTERNITAKPLQWERHRGNYYLFSKAKDVWSSSRTECDDQSSDLVVISDRKELEFLHNKTRDADYFIGLTYSEMEKRWYWIDKTELTRSLFTLKPKTLDYENDCAVIRAGELSPASCHQRNQWICEKTMK; encoded by the exons ATGAACTGGCAACTGGTCATTCCTGGATTAGTCATCCTGCCCATTAAACTAGTAGGGACATCCTTGTTTCTCATCTATT TTCCACAGATCTTCCCCATGCCGGGCTCTCAAGGGACCCTCAATTCCACAACTGAAAGGAACATAACAG CTAAACCCCTACAGTGGGAGAGGCACCGAGGGAATTACTACTTATTTTCTAAAGCCAAAGATGTCTGGAGTTCCAGCCGAACAGAGTGTGATGACCAGAGCTCAGATCTAGTTGTCATCAGTGACAGAAAAGAGCTG GAGTTTCTTCATAATAAAACAAGGGATGCTGATTATTTCATTGGACTAACTTACTCAGAGATGGAGAAGAGATGGTACTGGATTGACAAGACAGAGCTTACGAGAAGCCT GTTTACTCTGAAACCAAAGACATTGGACTATGAAAACGACTGTGCAGTTATCAGAGCTGGAGAACTGAGTCCTGCATCTTGTCATCAACGAAACCAGTGGATCTGTGAGAAGACAATGAAATAA